From the genome of Dryobates pubescens isolate bDryPub1 chromosome 5, bDryPub1.pri, whole genome shotgun sequence, one region includes:
- the CFL2 gene encoding cofilin-2: MASGVTVNDEVIKVFNDMKVRKSSTPEEIKKRKKAVLFCLSDDKKQIIVEESKQILVGDIGDTVEDPYTAFVKLLPLNDCRYALYDATYETKESKKEDLVFIFWAPESAPLKSKMIYASSKDAIKKKFTGIKHEWQVNGLDDIKDRSTLGEKLGGNVVVSLEGKPL; the protein is encoded by the exons ATG GCTTCTGGAGTTACAGTGAATGATGAAGTCATAAAGGTTTTTAATGACATGAAAGTCAGGAAATCTTCAACCCctgaagagattaaaaaaagaaagaaagctgTTCTTTTCTGCTTAAGCGATGACAAAAAACAGATAATTGTAGAGGAGTCGAAGCAGATACTGGTTGGTGACATTGGAGACACGGTGGAGGACCCCTATACAGCCTTTGTGAAGTTGCTACCTTTGAATGATTGCAGATACGCTTTGTATGATGCCACATACGAGACAAAGGAGTCGAAGAAAGAAGACCTGGTATTTATATTCTG GGCTCCTGAAAGCGCACCTTTAAAAAGCAAGATGATCTACGCAAGCTCTAAAGATgccattaaaaagaaatttacAG GTATTAAACACGAGTGGCAAGTAAATGGTTTGGATGATATTAAGGACCGTTCAACACTTGGAGAGAAATTGGGAGGCAACGTTGTAGTTTCACTTGAAGGAAAACCCTTATAA